Within Nakaseomyces glabratus chromosome G, complete sequence, the genomic segment GAACAAGATGATACTTTAATTAGCAGCACTTCTAAGGCGGAAGTTAAGGATACCAAAGTGGATGCTGACAAGGGGACGCCCGCGACCAGAGGTCACAAGAGGGAAGACGCCAGTGGAAAATCAGCTGGTGAAGCAACAGGTGAAATAATAGGTGAGACAGCTGGTGAAGTTACTGGGGAAGATGTCAATGTGAACAAATACTTTGATGAACTGGAGGACAAAGTTACTCAACAGTACGAGAAGACATCAAATGTCTTAAAGAAAATAGTCAAGGAGAGGGATGACGGCATTGAATTAAACCTGGGTCTTGATCCAGAGACTAGTGCCAAAGCTCAAGAATATATTCAGAAGTTGGATGAGAATTTGCAATCAGTGGAGAAATTGGCACAATCTTATTGGAGTAAGATGAGCGTCTCTGTCAGTAAATCAGTCACGGAATCATTAAGCACTGGGAAAGCTGCAATTGAGAAAGTTCAAAAGGAGAACAATGCGGGCTCCTTTTGGTCCTCTTGGAAACCCATGCTTTCTGGTGTGATAGGCTCTGAGGATGAGCCCTCTACTCAGAAGGACCTTAGCGTTGGTGCGATGGGTGGTAACCGAACTGAGTTAGAACTAAGGATGTTAGAGACAGATAAATCTATTTACACAAATAACAAATTACCGCTTGATAAAGAATTTAATGCCGATAGCAAAACCGTAGAGATTGCCAACCTAATAAGAACTAATAAGGATTTAGAAAAAATGATGAATGAGCTGGTTCCTAAGGAAGTACCATATGCAGATTTTTggaatatttattttacaCATCAGAAGAGGATATTGGAGATGGAAGAGAGAAGGAAACGGATATTGGAGGAAAAGCTCAAAAATGACGACAATGCAGATGAAGAAGTGGCCTGGgacgatgatgaagatgaaggtATAACGGCACCTGCTGCCGATGCTGAACAGCAATCAAtcaaggaaaagaaaatatctGAAACTAAATCTGAACAACCTGTTGAGAAACAACCAAAGGAAGTTAAAGAAGCTGTCACCATACCTGCTGTTGCTGGAGATGATGACGACGAAGATGATTGGGAATAGATTTATCTATATCGTGATTATAATGCATCATATCTCTCTGCAGTTTTATAACTCTTACAATAAACTAATTAGGCAAATTGTATAACGTTTTATCATAATGTCATTATTGAATATTAAACTTTTAAAAAACAAATGTATCTATATACCATGCACCCTAcgataaaataaaacataCGCATTTGAATTTACAACCTCGGACGTTTTCTTTACTAATCTATAATTTTGatcatcaaaataataccaACCTCTTGATAGTCCCTTATTAACATAAGAAGTATAATGCCCACCATACAAACTTCCAAAATGATTTGCAACGGCATAAAGACTATATTTGAAAGGAGGGATTTGAC encodes:
- the DOS2 gene encoding Dos2p (CAGL0G05225g~Protein with a predicted role in genome stability) — its product is MDFAIEQDDTLISSTSKAEVKDTKVDADKGTPATRGHKREDASGKSAGEATGEIIGETAGEVTGEDVNVNKYFDELEDKVTQQYEKTSNVLKKIVKERDDGIELNLGLDPETSAKAQEYIQKLDENLQSVEKLAQSYWSKMSVSVSKSVTESLSTGKAAIEKVQKENNAGSFWSSWKPMLSGVIGSEDEPSTQKDLSVGAMGGNRTELELRMLETDKSIYTNNKLPLDKEFNADSKTVEIANLIRTNKDLEKMMNELVPKEVPYADFWNIYFTHQKRILEMEERRKRILEEKLKNDDNADEEVAWDDDEDEGITAPAADAEQQSIKEKKISETKSEQPVEKQPKEVKEAVTIPAVAGDDDDEDDWE